A window of the Zeugodacus cucurbitae isolate PBARC_wt_2022May chromosome 2, idZeuCucr1.2, whole genome shotgun sequence genome harbors these coding sequences:
- the LOC105212298 gene encoding uncharacterized protein LOC105212298 has translation MLVATPGQTATYSLLGSSAPKKTCLLNSSTTPKSTINSNSIASTNNSNNCSSTAATLMKTIQVRLNRGTEFLKDTVQKALISNTTNSSNTSTSTSSISFRGNTKTNNISSTIVGPLKHIHASSALATTVSSKTNLVGKSTYNTTLAAAASTSSVAIVRTSIATNTSKSVKLNTVPPTKIHRYPQDRQETSSTDSINKEMCHFKPILPAPTMRWKSGSKSRGGATIKIPVACLATNLKKLNCDDCLKLVEDSSEGEQDVDEDEAMEVDDTKYPHKNHLYKPNPSSTLLSTIITSPSHQSAFVRLVAQMKTLVNIQQTPCEKPHNTTPKKKDHNKTRHTARRGRPSNAALALKMQQLRKSPMSLPLTQLLLRSRKPSFVQVNKLNLPTDLIIKKGRTASTKANAVTTSKSINAAKDKKRTDALALKVDNKRSKRNTTKSNVINIVAFAQDKNSTQNAQRNLQMSKSKVVTSVNETPAAESKHQQRKRKHVNEVSLANEVVGAEVNEMRKTSSTETSVMPPLRKSARLSKDGNNEFVTIGSVKRITLRKRNTRYTQQRAADTFSPPMTRSRLKELMQKQCSPYVMEGTTQLIV, from the exons ATGCTGGTCGCAACACCAGGACAAACAGCGACGTATTCTCTTCTCGGCAGTAGTGCGCCCAAGAAGACATGTCTTCTTAACTCATCTACAACACCAAAGAGCACCATAAACTCAAACTCAATTGCGTCaactaacaacagcaacaattgcagTAGCACAGCCGCCACGCTAATGAAAACAATACAAGTACGACTCAATCGTGGCACTGAATTTTTAAAAGATACCGTGCAAAAAGCACTTATCAGTAATACCACCAATTCTAGTAATACATCCACCAGTACATCAAGCATAAGCTTTCGTGGCAACACCAAAACTAACAATATAAGCTCCACAATCGTTGGTCCTTTAAAACATATTCATGCATCATCAGCTCTCGCTACAACTGTTTCATCAAAAACTAATTTAGTTGGTAAGTCGACATATAATACAACTTTGGCTGCAGCTGCCTCAACATCTAGCGTTGCAATTGTGAGGACGTCAATTGCAACCAATACTTCCAAATCAGTAAAGTTGAACACCGTTCCGCCCACCAAAATACATCGTTACCCACAAGATCGTCAGGAGACAAGCAGCACGGACAGTATCAATAAAGAGATGTGCCATTTCAAACCAATTTTGCCAGCCCCAACGATGCGTTGGAAGAG TGGCAGTAAGTCGCGAGGCGGTGCAACTATAAAAATTCCCGTAGCATGTTTAGCAAcgaatcttaaaaaattgaaCTGTGATGATTGTTTGAAGTTGGTTGAAGATAGCAGCGAAGGAGAGCAAGATGTCGATGAAGATGAAGCAATGGAGGTGGACGACACAAAATATCCGCACAAAAATCACCTTTACAAGCCAAATCCAAG TTCTACCTTATTGAGTACGATCATAACTTCACCATCGCATCAATCTGCATTCGTCCGTCTGGTCGCACAAATGAAGACTTTGGTTAATATACAACAAACACCGTGTgaaaaaccacacaacacaactCCTAAAAAGAAGGACCATAATAAGACACGTCACACAGCACGTCGTGGTCGTCCCTCAAATGCGGCGTTAGCTTTGAAAATGCAACAATTACGCAAATCACCAATGAGTTTGCCATTGACGCAACTTTTATTGCGCAGTCGCAAACCGTCATTTGTACAAGTCAACAAACTCAATTTACCCACTGATCTGATTATCAAGAAAGGTCGAACCGCCAGCACAAAAGCTAATGCCGTAACTACGAGCAAGTCAATCAATGCGGCTAAAGACAAAAAACGAACAGACGCTCTTGCTTTAAAAGTTGATAACAAGCGGAGCAAACGTAACACCACCAAATCAAATGTAATCAACATTGTAGCGTTTGCGCAAGACAAAAACTCTACGCAAAATGCCCAAAGGAACCTTCAGATGAGCAAAAGTAAAGTTGTTACTAGTGTTAATGAAACCCCTGCGGCAGAATCAAAACACCAGCAACGTAAACGTAAACATGTTAATGAAGTAAGTTTGGCAAATGAAGTTGTCGGTGCAGAAGTAAATGAAATGCGAAAAACTAGCTCGACCGAAACGAGTGTTATGCCACCATTACGCAAAAGTGCAAGACTTTCAAAAGATGGAAACAACGAGTTTGTGACAATTGGCAGTGTGAAACGTATTACGCTTCGGAAACGTAATACACGTTATACACAGCAACGTGCAGCCGATACCTTTTCGCCACCAATGACACGTTCACGTCTGAAAGAACTGATGCAAAAACAATGTAGTCCTTATGTGATGGAAGGCACCACACAGCTTATTGTCTAA